From one Streptomyces sp. NBC_01478 genomic stretch:
- a CDS encoding C40 family peptidase, translating into MTALNRVPSLMVRAGTASAFAIAAVGGSVVIPGVASDAAAATPATKALQVAASKKGAPYRYGATGPGRFDCSGLTLYSYKKAGKKLPRTAAQQYNKTHHISAKSRKAGDLVFFHSGSSVYHVGIYAGKGKIWHAPKTGDVVRLQKIWTKSVWYGRVS; encoded by the coding sequence ATGACTGCGCTCAATCGTGTCCCGTCGCTGATGGTCCGGGCCGGTACGGCCTCGGCCTTCGCCATCGCCGCCGTGGGCGGCTCCGTCGTGATACCGGGCGTCGCATCCGACGCCGCGGCCGCGACACCCGCGACGAAGGCACTCCAGGTCGCGGCGTCCAAGAAGGGCGCCCCGTACAGGTACGGGGCCACCGGACCGGGCCGCTTCGACTGCTCCGGGCTCACGCTGTACTCGTACAAGAAGGCGGGCAAGAAACTGCCCCGTACGGCGGCCCAGCAGTACAACAAGACCCACCACATCTCGGCCAAGAGCCGCAAGGCCGGGGATCTCGTGTTCTTCCACTCGGGCTCCAGCGTCTACCACGTCGGCATCTATGCCGGGAAGGGAAAGATCTGGCACGCCCCGAAGACCGGGGACGTGGTGCGGTTGCAGAAGATCTGGACCAAGAGCGTCTGGTACGGCCGGGTCAGCTAG
- a CDS encoding integrase core domain-containing protein, which translates to MKRRHARIWRPKRPGRSRTVRSIRALVLRLARENSGWGYRRIHGELAVLGITVAPSTVWEILKAEGVDPAPERTATTWAGFLRSQADALLAMDFIETITLTGQRQYILAVIEHATRRIRVLGTTAHPTAGWVTQAVKNLVMDLEDVGAHAAYLIRDRDAKYPALIHEILADVGIQSVFTGVRMPRMNSIMERWVLSLRRELLDRTLIWNAHHLRHALSEYERFYNEHRTPPCRQPRRCAHSPKPSPTPGRSRASTYIDTTASVE; encoded by the coding sequence GTGAAGCGGCGGCACGCCCGCATCTGGCGCCCCAAGCGGCCCGGACGATCGCGCACCGTCCGCTCGATCCGGGCGCTGGTCCTGCGCCTGGCCCGCGAGAACAGCGGCTGGGGCTACCGCCGTATCCACGGGGAACTGGCCGTGCTCGGCATCACGGTCGCCCCGTCCACCGTCTGGGAGATCCTCAAAGCCGAAGGCGTCGACCCGGCGCCGGAACGGACCGCCACCACCTGGGCCGGCTTCCTGCGCTCCCAGGCCGATGCCCTGCTGGCCATGGACTTCATCGAAACCATCACCCTGACCGGGCAGCGGCAGTACATCCTGGCCGTCATCGAGCACGCAACCCGCCGCATCCGGGTCCTGGGCACCACCGCGCACCCCACCGCGGGCTGGGTGACCCAGGCGGTCAAGAACCTCGTCATGGACCTTGAGGACGTGGGCGCGCACGCCGCCTACCTGATCCGCGACCGCGACGCGAAGTACCCTGCCCTGATCCACGAGATCCTCGCCGACGTCGGCATCCAGAGCGTGTTCACCGGCGTCCGCATGCCAAGGATGAACTCGATTATGGAGAGATGGGTGCTCAGCCTCCGCCGCGAGCTCCTCGACCGCACCCTCATCTGGAACGCTCACCACCTGCGCCATGCCCTGAGCGAGTACGAGCGGTTCTACAACGAGCACCGCACCCCTCCCTGCAGGCAGCCGCGCCGCTGCGCGCACTCCCCGAAACCATCACCGACCCCAGGGAGATCGCGCGCCTCGACATACATCGACACGACCGCCTCGGTGGAGTGA
- a CDS encoding ATP-dependent Clp protease proteolytic subunit, which translates to MTRPSARHVLPEFTERTSAGHRTLDPYSKLLEERIVFLGTPIDDISANDVMAQFMHLEYQAPDRDISLYINSPGGSFTAMSAIYDTLQYVSCDVETVCLGRAGSSAAVLLAAGTPGKRSALPGARVMIHQPSFTEPIQGQASDLAIQAEELARTRSQLEELLALHTGRTVEQVSADIERDRIMDAQQALEYGLVDRIVATRKTSVTEPGGE; encoded by the coding sequence ATGACCCGACCGTCCGCCCGCCACGTCCTGCCCGAGTTCACCGAGCGCACCAGCGCCGGACACCGGACCCTCGATCCGTACTCGAAGCTGCTGGAGGAGCGGATCGTCTTCCTCGGGACGCCGATCGACGACATCTCGGCAAACGATGTGATGGCCCAGTTCATGCACCTCGAGTACCAGGCACCGGACCGGGACATCTCGCTGTACATCAACTCGCCCGGCGGCTCGTTCACCGCGATGTCGGCGATCTACGACACGCTCCAGTACGTCAGTTGCGACGTGGAGACGGTCTGCCTGGGCCGGGCCGGCTCGTCCGCGGCGGTGCTGCTGGCGGCGGGCACCCCGGGCAAGCGGTCGGCGCTGCCGGGGGCCCGTGTGATGATCCATCAGCCCTCGTTCACCGAGCCGATCCAGGGGCAGGCGAGTGATCTCGCCATCCAGGCCGAGGAGTTGGCCCGCACCCGGTCCCAACTGGAGGAGCTGCTCGCCCTGCACACGGGCCGAACGGTGGAGCAGGTGAGCGCCGACATCGAGCGGGACCGGATCATGGATGCCCAACAGGCCCTGGAATACGGCCTGGTGGACCGAATCGTGGCCACCCGCAAGACCTCGGTCACCGAGCCGGGCGGGGAGTGA
- a CDS encoding helix-turn-helix domain-containing protein produces the protein MQYGPAVRRRKLGAELRTLRAEAGLTSGEAARLVGWHQSKVSRIETGASGVKPPDVRLLLDAYQVGDPQLRDMLLVLAGSDDGGGRHHWWHAYRGVLPPAYRDFISLESQASTIRTLETSVVPGLLQTPEYARAVTRAAVGGLDNDGPDRLDALVQVRLARQDVLRADPPLALSVVLDEAVVRREVGGPGVMARQLDRLVEAAHLPQVRLQVLPFAAGAHIGITGPFVIFSFPSTSDLDVVVLDHLTSSLYLERKEDLEAYSEAFSTLQYHALSPEDSLDYIAGIGDGA, from the coding sequence ATGCAGTACGGTCCCGCGGTGCGCCGCCGGAAACTGGGCGCCGAACTCCGCACGTTGCGTGCGGAGGCGGGGCTCACCAGCGGTGAGGCGGCCCGGCTGGTCGGCTGGCACCAGTCGAAGGTGAGCCGCATCGAGACGGGCGCGAGTGGCGTGAAACCGCCCGACGTCCGGTTACTCCTGGACGCCTACCAGGTCGGCGACCCACAACTTCGGGACATGCTGCTCGTGTTGGCCGGCTCCGACGACGGCGGCGGCCGGCACCACTGGTGGCACGCCTATCGCGGTGTACTGCCGCCCGCCTACCGGGACTTCATCAGCCTGGAGTCACAGGCCAGCACGATCCGCACCCTGGAGACCTCGGTGGTCCCCGGCCTGTTGCAGACACCCGAGTACGCCCGGGCGGTGACCCGCGCCGCGGTGGGCGGCCTCGACAACGACGGCCCCGACCGGCTCGACGCGCTGGTGCAGGTGCGGCTGGCCCGGCAGGACGTGCTGCGCGCGGATCCGCCGCTGGCCCTGAGCGTGGTCCTCGACGAGGCGGTGGTAAGGCGCGAGGTCGGCGGGCCGGGGGTGATGGCGCGTCAACTGGACCGGCTCGTGGAAGCGGCCCATCTGCCTCAAGTAAGGCTTCAGGTACTGCCGTTCGCCGCAGGAGCACACATCGGCATCACCGGGCCTTTCGTTATCTTCTCCTTTCCGAGCACTTCTGATCTGGACGTGGTTGTTCTAGACCATTTGACGAGTAGCCTCTACCTCGAACGGAAAGAAGACCTAGAGGCCTACAGCGAGGCCTTCAGCACCCTTCAGTACCACGCCCTTTCGCCCGAGGATTCGTTGGATTACATCGCCGGGATAGGTGACGGCGCGTAA
- a CDS encoding ATP-binding protein — MADHLEASVTLPSDPASVSAARTYVVTTLVEWGLAADTEVADTIRLIVSELATNAVQHTFGQSPTFTVDIELERDEHLRIGVTDSHPRFPKRLPAAVQQDNGRGMVIIRWLTAECGGKLKVRPTLEGGKTVSVEVPWTVPARPVTAGGQQEP, encoded by the coding sequence ATGGCAGACCATCTGGAAGCATCCGTCACTCTGCCGAGCGATCCCGCCTCGGTCTCCGCCGCCCGCACCTATGTGGTCACAACCCTGGTGGAATGGGGACTCGCGGCGGACACGGAGGTCGCCGACACCATCCGCCTGATCGTCTCCGAACTCGCCACCAACGCCGTACAGCACACCTTCGGTCAGTCACCCACCTTCACGGTGGACATCGAGCTGGAGCGTGACGAACACCTGCGCATCGGGGTCACCGACAGCCATCCCCGCTTCCCGAAACGCCTGCCGGCCGCCGTCCAGCAGGACAACGGCCGGGGCATGGTGATCATCCGCTGGCTGACCGCGGAGTGCGGCGGCAAACTCAAGGTCCGGCCCACCCTGGAGGGCGGCAAGACGGTCTCAGTCGAGGTGCCCTGGACGGTACCGGCCCGGCCGGTGACCGCGGGGGGCCAGCAGGAGCCGTAG